A single genomic interval of Corvus cornix cornix isolate S_Up_H32 chromosome 1, ASM73873v5, whole genome shotgun sequence harbors:
- the LOC120410367 gene encoding glutamine-rich protein 2-like yields the protein MERVGMERAGMEQVGMERVGMERSGMERVGMERVGMERSGMERSGMERVGMERVGMERAGMERFGMERFGDGAGRDGAVRDGAGRDGAVRDGAGRDGAGRDGAGRDGEVRDGAVRDGAARDGAVRDGAGRDGEVRDGAARDGAGRDGAGRDGAGRDGAGRDGEVRDGEVRDGAVRDGAVRDGAGRDGEVRDERDGAGRDGAVRDGAGRDGAVRDGAGRDGAVRDGAARDGAARDERVGMERVGMERSGMERSGTERVGMERVGMERVRMERFGMERFGMERSGMERSGMERPGMERVGMERSGMERVGMERSGMERSGMERVGMERSGMERSGMERFGMERSGMERPGMERPGMERPGMERVGMERVGMERVGMERPGMERFGMERPGMERVGMERSGMERPGMERVGMERSGMERPGMERVGMERSGMERAGMERVGMERPGMERVGMERVGMERPGMERPGMERSGMERFGMERVGMERSGMERFGMERVGMERSGMERVGMEAGPGWSGSGWSGSGWSGPGWSGSGMERVGMERSGMERPGMERPGMERAGMERSGMERARDGAARDGAARDGAARDGAVRDGAGRDGAVRDGAVRDGAGRDGAVRDGAGRDGAVRDGAVRDGAGRDGAGRDGAGRDGAVRDGAVRDGAGRDGAVRDGAGRDGAGRDGAVRDGAGRDGAARDGAARGWSARDGAVRDERPRPPARLPPRDVTAA from the exons ATGGAGCGGGTCGGGATGGAGCGGGCCGGGATGGAGCAGGTGGGGATGGAGCGGGTCGGGATGGAGCGGTCCGGGATGGAGCGGGTCGGGATGGAGCGGGTCGGGATGGAGAGGTCCGGGATGGAGCGGTCCGGGATGGAGCGGGTCGGGATGGAGCGGGTCGGGATGGAGCGGGCCGGGATGGAGCGGTTCGGGATGGAGCGGTTCGGGGATGGAGCGGGCCGGGATGGAGCGGTTCGGGATGGAGCGGGTCGGGATGGAGCGGTTCGGGATGGAGCGGGCCGGGATGGAGCGGGCCGGGATGGAGCGGGTCGGGATGGAGAGGTCCGGGATGGAGCGGTCCGGGATGGAGCGGCCCGGGATGGAGCGGTCCGGGATGGAGCGGGTCGGGATGGAGAGGTCCGGGATGGAGCGGCCCGGGATGGAGCGGGTCGGGATGGAGCGGGTCGGGATGGAGCGGGTCGGGATGGAGCGGGTCGGGATGGAGAGGTCCGGGATGGAGAGGTCCGGGATGGAGCGGTCCGGGATGGAGCGGTCCGGGATGGAGCGGGTCGGGATGGAGAGGTCCGGGATGAGCGG GACGGAGCGGGTCGGGATGGAGCGGTCCGGGATGGAGCGGGTCGGGATGGAGCGGTCCGGGATGGAGCGGGTCGGGATGGAGCGGTTCGGGATGGAGCGGCCCGGGATGGAGCGGCCCGGGATGAGCGGGTCGGGATGGAGCGGGTCGGGATGGAGCGGTCCGGGATGGAGCGGTCCGGGACGGAGCGGGTCGGGATGGAGCGGGTCGGGATGGAGCGGGTCCGGATGGAGCGGTTCGGGATGGAGCGGTTCGGGATGGAGCGGTCCGGGATGGAGCGGTCCGGGATGGAGCGGCCCGGGATGGAGCGGGTCGGGATGGAGCGGTCCGGGATGGAGCGGGTCGGGATGGAGCGGTCCGGGATGGAGAGGTCCGGGATGGAGCGGGTCGGGATGGAGCGGTCCGGGATGGAGCGGTCCGGGATGGAGCGGTTCGGGATGGAGAGGTCCGGGATGGAGCGGCCCGGGATGGAGCGGCCCGGGATGGAGCGGCCCGGGATGGAGCGGGTCGGGATGGAGCGGGTCGGGATGGAGCGGGTCGGGATGGAGCGGCCCGGGATGGAGCGGTTCGGGATGGAGCGGCCCGGGATGGAGCGGGTCGGGATGGAGCGGTCCGGGATGGAGCGGCCCGGGATGGAGCGGGTCGGGATGGAGCGGTCCGGGATGGAGCGGCCCGGGATGGAGCGGGTCGGGATGGAGCGGTCCGGGATGGAGCGGGCCGGGATGGAGCGGGTCGGGATGGAGCGGCCCGGGATGGAGCGGGTCGGGATGGAGCGGGTCGGGATGGAGCGGCCCGGGATGGAGCGGCCCGGGATGGAGCGGTCCGGGATGGAGCGGTTCGGGATGGAGCGGGTCGGGATGGAGCGGTCCGGGATGGAGCGGTTCGGGATGGAGCGGGTCGGGATGGAGCGGTCCGGGATGGAGCGGGTGGGGATGGAGGCGGGTCCGGGATGGAGCGGTTCGGGATGGAGCGGGTCGGGATGGAGCGGTCCGGGATGGAGCGGGTCCGGGATGGAGCGGGTCGGGATGGAGCGGTCCGGGATGGAGCGGCCCGGGATGGAGCGGCCCGGGATGGAGCGGGCCGGGATGGAGCGGTCCGGGATGGAGCGGGCCCGGGATGGAGCGGCCCGGGATGGAGCGGCCCGGGATGGAGCGGCCCGGGATGGAGCGGTCCGGGATGGAGCGGGTCGGGATGGAGCGGTCCGGGATGGAGCGGTTCGGGATGGAGCGGGCCGGGATGGAGCGGTCCGGGATGGAGCGGGTCGGGATGGAGCGGTCCGGGATGGAGCGGTTCGGGATGGAGCGGGCCGGGATGGAGCGGGTCGGGATGGAGCGGGTCGGGATGGAGCGGTTCGGGATGGAGCGGTTCGGGATGGAGCGGGCCGGGATGGAGCGGTCCGGGATGGAGCGGGTCGGGATGGAGCGGGCCGGGATGGAGCGGTTCGGGATGGAGCGGGCCGGGATGGAGCGGCCCGGGATGGAGCGGCCCGGGGATGGAGCGCCCGGGATGGAGCGGTTCGGGATGAgcgcccgcgcccgcccgcgcgTCTCCCGCCCCGTGACGTCACGGCCGCATGA